The DNA window TTCAGCACCAGTTTCAAGCGCTTCTTCCGTTCTTTCAATGTTAATTTCCTTATTTCCGGCTTCTGCATCTTTAAACATTTGTGCGCCACCTGCTCCACAACATAAGCCTTTAGTTTTGCAGCGTTTCATTTCAACAAGATCGGCATCCAGTGCTTCAATTACCGCTCTTGGCGCTTCATAAACACCGTTTGCCCTTCCCAGGTAGCACGAATCGTGAAAGGTAATCTTCTGACCTTTGAATTTTCCACCTTCTGCAATTTTTAGCTTTCCATCCTTGATCAGTGTCTGCAGATATTGCGAATGATGAAGCACTTCATAATTACCTCCCAAATCGGGGTATTCGTTTTTTAATGTATTAAAACAATGAGGGCAAGCGGTAACAATTTTCTTTATTCCATAACCATCCAGAACCTGAATGTTTGACATGGCCTGCATTTGAAAAAGAAATTCATTGCCAGCTCTTCTGGCCGGATCTCCCGTACAGGATTCTTCAGTTCCTAATACGGCAAAATTGATGTCTAATTTGTTGAGTATCCTAATGATGGCTTTGGTAACCTTTTTATACCTGTCATCGAATGAACCTGCACAGCCCACCCAAAAAAGTATCTCCGGGTTACGACCTTCAGCAGCCAATTCTGCCATAGTTGGTATTTTTATTTCTTCCGGCATATTAATTTTCTGATTTTAATTCATTGGCCCAATTAAACCTGTCTGAAGGAGAAAAGGCCCAGGGTGCAAAATTATTTTCAATATTTGTCATCATGGCCGTCCATTCAGGAGGTGTTTTGGATTCTTCCATGACTTTATACCTTCTCAGCTCCAATATTATTTCAAGTGGATTGATACTTACGGGGCATGCCTCAACACAGGCATTGCAGGAGGTGCAAGCCATAATTTCTTCTTCTTTGATAAAGTCTCCCAAAAGAAATTTACCATTTTCCAAACCGTGTTTTCCAGCATCTTCCATTCTGTCCCTGGTATCCATCATAATTTTTCTGGGTGAGAGCTTTTTACCTGTAATATTAGCCGGGCATTCCGCTGTACAACGCCCGCATTCGGTACAGGAATATGCATCCATTAAGTTTTTCCAGCTAAGCTGATTTACATCTTTGGCACCAAAACTCGAAGGGGGAGGCGCATCGCCTTCCGGCTGTTGCATTCCCAGCATTATTTTTACCTCATTGCTGACGTCATCCATATTTTTAATTTTCCCCTTTGCAGAAAGATTGCTAAAGTAAGTATTGGGAAATGCCATAAATATGTGCAAATGCTTGGAATATGTAACATATACTGCAAATGCAAAAATTCCCGCAATGTGAATCCACCAAAAAAACCGTTCAAGAAGCAAATTCATTTCGACAGACATGCCATTGTAGAGAGGAATAAGCATTTCGCTAATAAATAAGCTACCTGTTTCTGTATAATGTTCAGCGCCTGCATTCTGAAGTATTTGATCATTTGCATTCATGGATAGAATCGCAAACATCAAAACAATTTCTATTATGAGAATAAGGTTTGCATCGAGTTTAGGCCAGGCGGTCATTTCACTTTTATGAAATCGATCTATGCTCAGCACATTTCTTCTTATAAGAAATATGAGGCAGGAAACAATCACTCCCAGGGCGAGAATTTCAAAGAAGTTAATTAAAGTACTATAAAATGAGCCAAGAACCGGTGCAAATAGGCGATGAGTACCAAAAATACCATCCAGAATTATTTCCAGTACTTCGATATTTATCAGCACAAAGCCAATATAGATTAAGAAGTGCATTATACCTGCAACCGGCTTGTCAAACATTTTCTTTTGGCCAAAAGCCAATAGCATCATTTTTTTGAAACGCTCCGAGGAAGGCCCTTTGGGTTTATAGGACTGCCCCATATTTATATTTCTCTTAATGAAACTTACTCTCTTATAAATTAACCATCCGGAAATTCCGAGTAATATCAAAAAACCTATTTGTTCTAAATATGCCATTTCCAAGTTTAAAAAAATCCTGAAGTATTTGTCACTATTATAAAATTAAATAGCTTTGCAAGCCAATTCGGTGACGTAGCTCAGTTGGTAGAGCAAAGGACTGAAAATCCTTGTGTCGGTGGTTCGATTCCACTCGTCACCACAGCCCCAAGCCTGTATTCAGTATTAATTGCCTGAATATTCAAGGTCTTGGGGTTTTTTATTGTCCATTTTCACCTGATCTGGTCTTACAATACAATCCAATTTATTGAAAATATTTTAATCGTATAATTTCTTTTTCACTGAGGTATCTCCATTGGCCTCTGCTTATCCCTTTTTTATCGAGTCCGGCAAACATTACCCTGTCCAATTTTTCCACCTGATAATGATAATGTTCAAAAAGCCTGCGGATCACCCTGTTTTTACCGGAATGAATTTTTACCCCAACACTTTTGGCATCGCTTGATACTATCGCGATGTCATCTACCTTTACTACACCATCTTCAAGCTCGGTTCCCTCTTTGATTTTTTCAAGGTCTTCATCTTTTAAAGCCCGGTTTAAAACAACTTCATAAATTTTTGGAACAGCCATACTGGGATGAATTAGCTTTTGAGCGAAATCACCATCGTTCGTAAATAACAAGACACCGGTCGTCATTCTATCCAATCTTCCAACCGGGTAAATTCGCTGTTCAGTGGCTTTTGACACAAGCTCCATTACGGTTTTCCTGTCTTTCGGATCACTGAGTGTAGTAATAAATCCCTTGGGTTTGTTTAGAAGAAGATAGACATACTTCTCCGGCTGTATGACTTTACCTTTAAATTCAACCCTGTCGTCTTTTCCAACTTTTGTACCAAGCTCCATAACAACCTTGCCATTCACTTTTACTTCACCATCTGCTATAAGTTTATCTGCCTCCCTTCGTGAACAAATCCCCGAATTAGAAATATAGCGATTCAACCTAATTTCAGCACTTTCCTGTTTTAGGTTTTCTTTAGGTGTAATTGTCTGGTTCTTTTTTTTGGGGAAGGAGCGAGGACTTGCTTTTTTTCTAGAAGGTTTTTTCATAGGATTATCCCTCATTAACCTCGCCTATTTCATTATCTTCTGTTTTGAAATCCTTGATGGTTGGTAATTCCGATAGTGAATTTATTCCAAAGTAATCAAGGAATCGATCTGATGTTCCGTATAAAATTGGACGGCCAACGGATTCTGCTTTTCCCTTAATTGCAATTAGTTCTTTTTCCAAAAGCTTTTGAATTGTATAGTCGCATCCTACACCTCTTATAGCTTCAAGACCGGATTTAGTAATGGGTTGTTTATAAGCAATAATCGAAAGCGTCTCGATGGCCGATTGCGATAATCTTTTTTTGGATTTTTGCTTTAACAGAATCGAAATACTGGCCTGATAGGAAGGCTTCGTCAAAAACTGATATCCACCTCCCGACTTAACAATTTCAAAGGGAAATTCTTCATCAGAATATTTCTTAATTGAAATTTCAATGGATTTGCTAATATCTTTTTCGGGGACCTCCGCATCAAACATTTCCGTCAGACAAGAACGTATTTCTTCGATTGTAATCGGTTCCCGAGCACAAAAAATCAGGGATTCAATGTGATTCTGGAGAAAATCCAATTAATCCTGCTTGAGTTTGGCTTCAATTGAATGCCTTGTATGCGGGACAGCTTTGAGTCTTTCTTTGGCAATGAGCTTGCCTGTATCTACACAGACGCCGTAAGTTTTGTTTTTAATTCTGACAAGGGCAGCATCAAGTTGTTGAATAAATTTGACCTGTCGCCCAGCCAATTGATTTAAATTTTCTTTTTCAAGAGCTTCAGCACTATCTTCAAGCGTATTGATGTTGTTAATCGTATTATCGGTACTCTCGTCGTTTTTTCGGCTCAAACTCTCTTTTATGTACTCCAATTCGGTCTTAGCCTTGTTGAGTTTATCAAGAATTATTTTTTCAAATTCTATTAACTCATTGTCCGAATACCTTAGCTTCTCTTCAGCCATTTCTATGAGGTTTTGTTTAATGTGATTCAAGCGTTAAATTTCGCTTGAGCTTGAAATGCCGAAAATACAAATAATCAATGAATAGCACAGAAGGATTTACTTAATTTTTACTATAAATTAGTTTAAAATGAAATCAAAAATATATAGCAGAATATATACATTATTAATCCTGACGCTTGTTTCAGCTGGTCTTTTTGCCCAAAGCCAGTATTCAGAAAGCACAAAAAAGGCAGTACTTGTTATTCACGGTGGTGCCGGAACAATTTTAAAAGAGAACATGAGTCCCGAAAAAGAAGCGGAATTAATCGAGACTATGGGAAATGCATTAATGAAAGGTTATAAAATTATAAAAAAGGGAAAATCGAGCGAAGAAGCCATAATTGCTGCCATCAATCATTTAGAAGATGATCCAAATTTCAATGCCGGAAAAGGGGCAGTCTTAAACGAAGAGGGCAATGTTGAACTCGATGCTTCCATTATGAATGGAAAAGATCTGCAAGCGGGAGCAATTGCTGGTGTTCATGGCATAAAAAATCCAATTAATGCAGCCAGGGCAGTTAAAGACCATTCCAAACATGTTTTATTGAGTGGGGAAGGTGCAGAAAAATTTGCCAAAACTGAAAAATTGAAATTTGAAGAGCCAGAATACTTTATTACAGACAGAGTTAAGGCCTCGTGGTTAAAAGCCAAAAAAAACAACGAATCCAGCGGTTATCTGAATGTTCCTGTGGAAGATCATAAATTTGGAACCGTGGGTGCCGTAGCTTTGGATAAAGAAGGAAATATATCTGCCGGAACTTCAACGGGTGGAATGATGATGAAAAAGTACGGTCGTATTGGTGATTCACCTCTAATTGGTAGTGGTACTTATGCCGATAATAGCTCGGCAGGTGTATCATGTACCGGTCATGGTGAATTTTTTATACGCTATGTTGTGGCCTATGATCTTGTAGCGCTTATGAAATACAAGGGAATGTCAATAAATGATGCCGCTGATGAAATTATTCAGAACAAATTAATAAAAGCAGGTGGAGCCGGAGGCTTAATTGCACTTGATAAGGATGGCAATTTTGCTTTTTCATTTAATACCCCCGGAATGTATCGAGGGGTAATATTTGAGGATGCTACGATGTTAATCGATTTTTATAAGGAATAATAATAGCCCTTGAACTGGAGAGAAAAACTATACATTATAATTTTTGAAGCTGACACACCGGCAGGGAAGGCCTTTGATGTGGCTTTGCTTTTTGCAATTGGTACTAGTGTATTACTTGTTATGCTGGAAAGTGTAAGTGAATTTGAGAGCGAATACAGACCTTATCTCAAAGCAGCAGAATGGATGTTCACCGTTTTATTTACAATCGAGTATATTTTGCGAATTATCAGTGCGCACAAACCGCTTAAATACATGGGCAGTTTTTTTGGCGTCATCGATTTAATTGCTGTGATCCCCACCTATCTGGCATTTTTTATTGCCGGAACACACTATTTCGTAGTGATCAGAACCTTGCGTTTATTGCGTGTATTTAGAATATTAAAGCTGGCAAAATATGTGGGCGCTTCAAGAATTATATCAGAAGCACTGGTCAATAGCAAGGCTAAAATTTCGGTGTTTCTATTTGCAGTTTTAAATTCCGTGATCATTTTAGGTACCCTGATGTATTTGATTGAAGGCTCTGAAAGTGGATTCACAAGTATTCCGAGGAGTATTTATTGGGCGGTCGTTACTCTAACCACTGTGGGTTATGGTGATATCGCACCTTCAACTGTCATTGGTCAATTTTTAGCTTCAATTATCATGATCCTCGGTTATGCCATCATTGCTGTCCCAACAGGAATTGTAACATCAGAATTGACCAGATCGAGAAATTTCACCAATGTCTGCGACAACTGTGGTACAAAAAATGATGCGAATAACAATTATTGCAGCAATTGCGGCAATAAACTTGAAAACATTAACAAGTCTTAAATCTGACCCCCCAGGCTGAATACTTTTTTAATTTTATTCCTGTTTCCTTCCAAATCAAAAAGATCAAAGAGTATTATGTAATTGCCAATTTTTGATTTTTCTCCATAATCATTGATCCCATCCCAAATGAAATCATTGCTATAGGCAAGCGTCGAATTATTGGCGAGATTTTTTACGAGATTTCCTTTGGTATCATAGATATTGATATTGACAATGGCATCGGAAATATCTGTATTAAAGCGAATGTGAAGAAGGTCCTTATAACCATCCCCATCGGGAGAAAATAAAAGAGGTTCGATGTGGACAAAATCATCTGTAACTAATCTTTCAATTGACTTGGAATTTAAGAGACCAGGACTTCCAAAACCAAAGGACTCACTTGCACTGGCCCAATTATCGGTCTGTAAGCCTGAAATTTCAGAGGATACTCTTTCCAGGGATACGCCCTTTACATCATCTATTAATTCAAAATGAAATTCTTCAGCGTACAAAACTGAATCAATTTGCACATGATTTGAATCTATGATGGAAATTTGACCTGATTCATTTGTTAAAGTTGGAAATGAGGACAACTCCAAATAAGCCGAGCCTCGTTTTGGAAAATGTTGAATAATAGAAATCGAATCTTCACAAAGCGTAAGAAACTCAAAGGCATTTATTACATAATTTTCTTCACTTATAATGTTTTGGGATTTTAACTGTCCATCAAAATTGTAATAAGTCAAAATAGTATTCTCAAGATTTATATTTTTTGAGCTGCGATTATAGATTTCAATGTATTCCGATACGTCCTGAGGCGGATTGAATAAAATTTCATTGATGATAAGATCATTTTTTTCCGGACTTTCGGGAAGGATAAAGGTCTTTTCCAAATCGCTAAAGTTGTGGACACAGTCGGCTATTTGAGCAAGCGAAAGAGTATAGACAGTATTGTTTTTTAATGTTTTGTCGAGCGTCAAAATCAGTTTTTTTGAAATTCTCTCATCGCTATTCATGGCTTTAACTTCATTATCGGGGTCTATATTAATATTTCCTAAATGTAGATATGAGAAATCGAGCCATTCATTAAAATGTATGTCTAATTCAGTATTTGAAATTATTTCGATATTATTTATTTGAGCCGGCAGAAGATCCGGTTTATCATATTGGATAGAATTTATCCGGCCCGGTGTACCTCCATCGGGATCGATTGAGGCATCCCAATTCGATTCTTCAGCACAGGGATTGTTTGTATCCATCATTTCCAGGCTCCAGCCTCCTTCTCTTTTATCTGTATCGCGAATCCAGTCTGCAGAATAATGAACTTTATGAATAGTGATGGACCCCAGCTTCAGGTAAATTTTATCTTCATTATTTTTTAAGGAAGTCCAGGGGCTCAACTTGACCGCTTTTGCAATTTCACTCATTTCTTCAAACTTGGATGAAGGGCAAAGAATTAGGTATTCCCCGGGGTAAATTGAAATCGCCGGTAAGGTTGCGCTATCTTCCTCTGAAATGATGAATAGTGAATTGAAACTGATAATATTATCCGACGTATTAAATAATTCTATGTACTCTGTAGATGGAAGAGAATTCTGTGGTTCCGGATCAATCATTATTTCACTAATTACGAGATCGAATAAAGCCGGACTTTTACCAATTCCAAATGAGGCATTGAGGTTCAAGGAAAGGTTTCCTTCACAATCAAATACCGAGTCGATGCGCATTTGATTGATAATGCCTGAATCCAATGGATTTAGAAGTGATAGTTCAATGAAATTTTCCAATATTAAAAATGAATTTATTTGATTAATTGGCTCCAATCGAATGAAATTGAGAGGATTTTGTTCTGATTTTAGTATTTCATCAAATTGAAGACGCAGATAGGTCGAATTGAAAACCTCAATCAATTCCAGCTTTGGCCCGCTAAGATCGGGTGTGGGATTATAGACTGAATTCAATTCACCCGGTGTACCTCCGGCACTGTTTAGCGAATAAGCCCAATTCTGATTATCAGTACATTTCTTAAAGGGATTAATCCTTTCAAATGACCAGCCCCCTTCGTCCTTGGCACTGCCATCAGACCAGCCTGCATCATAAGCAATTTGGTCTAGGATAATATTCTCCGGGCTTAATAGAGTTAATACATCGCCGCTGTTGTTCAAGCTGGGCCAGGTATCCAACCCATATACATTTCCATACCATTGGAATAGAGCCGTATCTTCAATGGAGCATAATATTAACTGTTCTCCACTGTCCAATAAAACTTCTGAAAAGGTAATCTCAGTAGTAGCATCGCTGTATTTAATCCCTTTAAGATTTACTGTACCCGATGAAATATTCAGTAATTCCACATATTCCACATCGGGCATTCCTACCACCGGGATTGGATCATACATTAGTTCATTGAAAAGCAATTTGGAAATTTCAGGAAGGGGGTAAAATGAAAAAGTGCAGGAATCGTATTGAATCCATTGGTTTTGCCGGTCAGAAATATTTGAAAGGCTTAAAGTATAATTTCCGGCATTCAACCTTTTATCAGTATACAAAATGATTCTGTTTGGAAATGAATCTTGAAAATAATTAGCTGATAGTATTGAAATTCCATTCGAAATGAAATAATTCGCAGGATTTGCCCCTGAGAAGGTATCGATAGGATTACTAAAAATTACTTCAATTGTTGAATCGTTTAAAGCAGAACATTCTATCAATTCAAATGGACCATCCCTGATTTCAATATTATCAAAATAGAACTTATCACTTCGCGTGGAACTGTGTTTGCAATAAAAGCCTAAATTGTTTTTGATGGCTATGCTATTATCATGAGTCTGCCCTTGAAATACATAATTATTTTGCAAAGAAGTATCAGCGAAAAGCGTCCATTCTCCCGGGAATGACTTAATTACTTTGATTTGTATTGCATTGCTGTCGCGACCGAAAAAGCCGGGCAAACCGTCAATTATTTTCGTATGAATTGCATCCTGTTGAAGATAAAGGTCTATGCCATCATCGGAACCGCTTTCGCCTCCCAATTTAATATAATAACCATGGAGATTGTTTTTGAGATCAGTTTGATTCGCACTTAAATAAAACCTTGCATAATTACTCGATGAAGTGGCAAAATCAAGTTTGGCTTCAAATTCCCAGATTGAATTCGGGCTCATTTCAAAATTTGAACTGAGATAGATTTCTGTACTAATTCCCGGTCCAAGACTTTGTAATTCATTGCTGTCGTTTACCTGAAAAAAAACTGAATCTCCAACCCAAACAGGATTATGCGTAAAATCGCCATCATCGAAATTTTCAATGAATTGAGACAGGGCTGATTGAACCATAAAACACAGTAAAACAAAAATTACCAGGGCCTTCACATAACTAAAGTATTTTAGAATTCTTTCCTTTGCTTTAAAATTGAGTGAAATGAGATTGGCATTGATTGGAGCAACCGGTTTGGTGGGTGAAGAAATGCTCCGCGTACTGGAACAAAGAAATTTTCCTATAGATATGATTATTCCCGTGGGCTCGGAAAGGTCCCAGGGAAAAAGAATTATTTATGCCGGAAAAGAGGTTGAGGTACTCGGCATTTCAAAAGCGCTGTATTTAAAGCCACAAATTGCTTTATTTTCTGCAGGATCTGAGCCATCTAAGGAATGGGCACCAAAATTTGCCGCAGAAGGATGTTTTGTCATCGATAATTCATCGGCCTGGCGATACGATGAGGATAAGCCCTTGATTGTTCCTGAGGTGAATGGAAATGTATTAAAGGAATCCGATAAGATTATTGCCAATCCTAATTGCTCAACCATTCAGCTGGTCATGGTTTTAAAATCATTGGATGTTGCATTTTCTCTTGAAAGAGTCATTGTTTCTACCTATCAGTCGGTAACAGGAACAGGAAAAGCAGCCGTGGATCAATTGAATGCTGAGAGACAGGGAAATTTTGAACACAAAACCTATCCTTATCAAATCGATTTGAATATTATTCCACAGATCGATGAATTTCTGGACAATGGCTATAGCAAGGAAGAAATGAAAGTTGTATGGGAGAGTCGAAAGATATTGGGCCGTCCAAAACTCAATGTGACTTGCACTGCCGTTCGTATTCCGGTAATGGGAGGCCATAGCGAATCCGTAAATATTGAATTTAAAAATGCCTTTGAAATGGATAAAATTAAATCAATTATTGAATCCGTTCCGGGAGTCCTAGTAATAGATGATCCAAAAAATAGCCGTTACCCTATGCCTCTTTATGCTCAGGGAAAAGATGAGGTATATGTTGGCCGGATTCGCAAGGATGAGAGCAAGGACAAATGTCTGAATTTGTGGATTGTATCCGATAATTTACGTAAAGGAGCCGCGACCAATGCCGTACAAATTGCTGAGATGCTAATTAAGAATAATTGGATAAAAAATGCTTCCTGAAGCAGCCTTTGATCAGGAAATAAACTCTTTTATTAAAAAATACCACGAAGCGGACTTAAGCCAAATATTATTAAAACGTCCAGGTAAAAAAGAATGGGATTGGATTTGGATCGGCCAACAGATTGAAGGTTATCAGAAAGCAAAGAAAAAAATACCTTCCATTGCTGCAAATTCGCAAATAATTTATCCAAAAAGAGTATCCATTCAACAATGCAGTTCCGATCTCACCGCAAACTTTAAAGCCACCATACTAAAAGGGAAAAAATGCCTCGATTTAAGCGGCGGATTTGGAATTGATACCATACATCTCTCCCACAAATTTGATAGTTGTATTTATATCGAACAGGACGAACAATTATGTGAAATCATGACACATAATGCAAAGGTTCTGGGGTTGGAAAAGAAGATTGAGATTAGAAATACTAAAGCAGAAACGTTTTTAAAAGAAACGGAAGAGCAATTTGATTTGATCTATATCGATCCAGCCAGGAGGGACACACAGGGTAAAAAAGTTTATCGGTTTTCTGATTGCAGTCCGGATGTAATTATGCACTTGGACTTGTTGAGACGTAAATCAAAAAAAGTACTAGTAAAAGCAGCCCCAATGCTCGACATCAGTCAAGGCGTCAGAGAATTGCAATACGTTCAGGAAGTTTTTGTTTTGGCCAATTCCAGGGAATGCAAGGAATTGCTTTTTTTGTTGGGTACCGAACAAAATAATAATCCCAGTATTACAGCCATACAACTGGATACTGAAAAAAGCTTTTCATTTTTTGCCGATGAAGAAATTCTAATGGACGCAAAATTATCAATTAATGGCAGCTATTTGTACAATCCGGGTCCTTCCATTTCAAAATCAGGCGGTTATAAATCTTTGGCGAAATCATTCGATTTAAGCATTGCCAATCCCAATACCCATTTATTTTTTTCAAATGAAATTAGAAAGGATTTTCCGGGTAGGGTCTATAAAATCAATATGATGATTAAGTATGGAGAGCGCTATAAATTCGGAAATAAAAAGAGTACCGTATTTTTAAAAAATGTCAATCTGGAGAAAAAGGATATTTTGAGAAAATACAATTTAAAAGAAGGGGATGAGCAATTTATTTTTGCTTTTACTGCCTCAAATGGGAAAATCTTATTGGCCCATTGTGATAAAATAGGCCTTTAATTTTTTTCCTTCAGGATTCGAATTTCTTCCTGCAATGCTTCTATCTGTTTTTGCTGTTCCTGAATGGCTTTGATGGCAATTATTGAAAAATCAGAGTAAGACAAGCCCTTCGTACCATTTTCGGCTTCTTTTACCAATTCGGGGAATATTTGTTCTACTTCCTGCGCAATAAAACCAATGGTCTTTTTATCCTCATTATTCATGTGATTATAATGGTATGCCACAGGTTTTAATTGAGTGACTCCCTGTAATACAGTCCCAATCGGTGAAATGTTTTTCTTTAATGATCGATCAGAAGGTTGAACATAATTTCCTGAGCCTCCTTCTACATAAGCCACACGAACGCCATCGTCTTCAAAACTGTAATGAATTCCCGAGTGAAAAGTACGCCAATAAGTAGCTCCAAAATAATACCTGATCGCTGATGAACCTCCAATGGCAGCATCGTTTTGAATGAATTGCAATTGGCTGTTTGGTGTTGTTGTGTTTATCCCGACATTTCCCCCCATAAAATAAGCAGAATAAGTTCTGCCGGCCAGGGCAACATATGTGGTTGGAGTTGTTTTAATAGCACCATTTGAAGCAATTACGCCCCAGCCTGCTACGCCATTATCTGTTTGATGGCCCCAAAGTCCAAAATTGTTAAAACCGGTAGGGTTGTTATCGTAGCCGGCAGCAAATGCCTCTGCATAAGTAAAAGCCCCTGCATCATCCCCGGTATTATTGCTATTGCCATAAAAGGCATTACTTTGAGCGGAGGCCCTGTTGTAAACCACAATATTACCATTATTTGTACCCGAGGATATTGTCGAGAAGATTTTCAAAGGACGGTCAGGAGCAGTAGTACCGATTCCAACATTACCACTAAAGTAATTTTGATCCTCTCCTGAAATATATACTCCATATTTGTTTCCACTCCCTGACATATTGCCAAAGAATGCATATTTATCATTTAGTTGCGTTCCGGAAACATTGGATCGCACACCATAATTGGTTCCGAGGTTGCCCTGCGTATAGGCATCAAAACCAATATTTGTGATAGAATTATTCGATGCCAAACCAACCACGCCTCTGTTAAAGGATGAAGTAGCCGAACCATCAGCAGCTGCAAAAATTCCATTTTGTTGACCTGGCCCAGTCCCTGAAACCCTTGCTTCCAAAGCTACTTTTTGAACATTTGCATTTTCTGAAATTGAAACTCTCAGTCCCTTAGTTCCACCAATAGAGGCGGTAGGTCCTGACACTTCATTGGTAATAATTGCAGCTGTTGAACTTGATAGAGCTTCAGCAACATGCAATTTGATATTGGGACTTATTACACCAACTCCAACATTTCCGGAAAAATAATTTCTATTTTCTCCGCTTGTAAATACACCATAAGTACTGGAAGAGGTTCCGCTGCTGTTTACGTATACACCGTAGGAAGTTCCACCGATGGAATTATTTTGCATGTTGTATTGAGCACCAAAAAAGGGACCTGTGCTTGTAGCTGTTGTTAAAACATCGGCATAGAGCGCCCATCTTGTTCCCGTTCCCGGATTGTCGATATATGCTTTAAATCCCATGGCCTGATTGCCCACACCTGTGGGTATTATGTAGCTATCTACACCGGTTATTCTTGCTCCTGTAGCGGCATTGCTCAAGATGTTAAAAAGACCGGTTTTATCATTGGTTCCGGCACTCATATTGTTTAGTATTCCATACTGAGAAGCAATACCGCTATAGTTATTGTCGAGTTGTAAAACGGTATTATTTAAAGCATCACCTGCAGGGGTCAGGAATTGAACTTTTGCATTGGCAGGAGCCGAAGAGCCCACGCCCAATTTTCCATTGGAAGTAATTCTCATTCTTTCAATATTATTGGTGCGGAATACAAAATCCTGTAGATCTG is part of the Hyphobacterium sp. CCMP332 genome and encodes:
- a CDS encoding tail fiber domain-containing protein; protein product: MKTLLYISLLALSISFASAQNNVGIGTTSPNPNAILDLNNGNLSLGLLLPKVNVLTFLPAASDYGMFVYDTLQNQIFYWNGLSWNGVSPGWTLNGNAGTNSAINFIGTTDLQDFVFRTNNIERMRITSNGKLGVGSSAPANAKVQFLTPAGDALNNTVLQLDNNYSGIASQYGILNNMSAGTNDKTGLFNILSNAATGARITGVDSYIIPTGVGNQAMGFKAYIDNPGTGTRWALYADVLTTATSTGPFFGAQYNMQNNSIGGTSYGVYVNSSGTSSSTYGVFTSGENRNYFSGNVGVGVISPNIKLHVAEALSSSTAAIITNEVSGPTASIGGTKGLRVSISENANVQKVALEARVSGTGPGQQNGIFAAADGSATSSFNRGVVGLASNNSITNIGFDAYTQGNLGTNYGVRSNVSGTQLNDKYAFFGNMSGSGNKYGVYISGEDQNYFSGNVGIGTTAPDRPLKIFSTISSGTNNGNIVVYNRASAQSNAFYGNSNNTGDDAGAFTYAEAFAAGYDNNPTGFNNFGLWGHQTDNGVAGWGVIASNGAIKTTPTTYVALAGRTYSAYFMGGNVGINTTTPNSQLQFIQNDAAIGGSSAIRYYFGATYWRTFHSGIHYSFEDDGVRVAYVEGGSGNYVQPSDRSLKKNISPIGTVLQGVTQLKPVAYHYNHMNNEDKKTIGFIAQEVEQIFPELVKEAENGTKGLSYSDFSIIAIKAIQEQQKQIEALQEEIRILKEKN